The DNA segment agttaatattaatatagtaggtgaataactgcaaaaagacatctaatataaaatcaatatttatattattatgactttattattcccatcggccAATTACACACTGCAGAGTAGAGCTGCGCGGATCAGCTCTACGtcacccgaatcagctgttaaaaacaaactcaccatcaccaatgattttctccgattagatatccgcacccgatcatcacattacaattaaaattctcagggccagatgtactaacgcttttgctccacttcaggcgtatttgtttcgcaaagcgcgataaaaccatggcgaggtatgtacgAACGGACGCTaccgagatgaaagcgcagattgcctgtcgcaattgaaaatggcaaaatgcgcttcgtgtcatgcatatgcattcatgggatggacaaggggaaagtgggagtgtcacataaatagatgggaggggaagcgtaactgcgcctaattatgctctaattatgtattccgcgtatgtacagaaaaagccggtgaaagcgcctctattttgcgctgaaaattctcctcctcttaaaagcatgtgtaacttaggaagcggctctcctggcatatcctcctggtgaagtggcagcagtaatccgagcaagacgaagacataggctaatgagaagagctgaaaagattttttgagcaggccgcctgttgagtacctctgagtaacgcccccatttgtgcctgagccctctctgctgcctcgttcacaccgccctcaacactgtccaaacgccccctagggggcggtaccgcccccgttgagaaacgctggtttaaatgaatctactcccccaggttattgttataaacatgagcctcatatGAAGGGTCGAGgaagaggtgttgctacaatttacagtgacgtttttggGTGTTCAGGATATAAGTTTATGTCTttttaactaataatgcttaatgtgacaccatcagatttAAATAAactcgtcttttgtccttgctacagtgtgtagatcacccgggccttattctgatttccttggtgagtttgtaaattttttatcagatcttgtagttactgtagatagagctttaattgttggtgacttcaacattcacatagataatgaaaattatacattgggattagcatttatcgatattctcaactctcttggagtcagacaaaatctaacaggaccaactcatcgccataatcatacgctagatttaattctgtcatatggagttgatgttgataatatagaaattctgcagcagagcgatgacatctcggatcattgcctcgtctcttgcatgctgcaatcagctaatgttactcaatctacaccacgctatcgttcaggtagaactattctttcgaccactaaagatagcttcactaatcatcttccagatctatctcatacactcagtaaaccccaaagcccagaagaacttgatgaaataacaaaaaatgtaaatgcagtcttctctagtactcttgatattgtcgccccccttcgattaaaaaacatttaataaaccctgcatcatggtacaatgatcacactcatgctctcaagagagcagctcggaaaatggagcacatgtggaaaaatacaaaattagaagaatttcgtggtgcatggaaggatagtgtctgtagctacagataggcagtaaaagctgccaggtcagcatatttttgtaaactcatagaaaataaccacaacaatcctagatgtttattcagtactgtggctaaattggttaggaataaagcctcaacagaaccagatattacatcacagcacaatagtaatgacttcatgaatttcattacagataaaattaaaataatcagcaataaaattggagttatgcaatcatctgtcatagcacctcagaaaacagtgcttaataatttccctcatgtgcaacttcaatccttcgctatcataggtcatgaagagctaacaaaacttatcgaaacatcaaaagccacaacatgtttgttagatcctataccaactaagctcttaaaagaggtatctcctgtaatatcagaacctcttcttaatatcattaactcctcgctatgcttaggacatgtcccaagaaactttaaaatggcaattatcaaaccgctaattaagaagccacaacttgatcctggagaacttgctaattatagaccgatttcaaatctcccgtttatatcaaaaattctagaaaaggtagtatcctcccaaatatgttcatttctacagagaaatagtatatatgaagaatttcagtcaggatttaggcctcatcacagtacagagactgcacttatcagagttacacatgactcttatcatctgatcgctgctgcatttctcttctagtgcttttagatcttagtgctacattcgacatgatagatcacgacattctcttgaataggctggagaattatgttggcatttgtggagttgcattagcatggtttagttcatatttagcagaccgctaccactttgtatgtgtaaatgaggaattgttaaatcaaacaaaagtaaagtatagagtgccacagggatcagttttagggcctctgcttttctcctatacgatacccaactttatatttcttcaaaacctgatgagatttcacaattctctaaattagcagagtgtatcaatgaaataaaagattggatggccagaaatttccttctgacaaaacagaggtactaattattggaccaaaaaactctaaaaataagccactacaatataatttgactgtcGATGGATGTACAATGAGCTGTCAGTGAAGAGTcgccactcattctggttacaggcgaTTCGGATTGTCTCGAACAGAGTGgggtcacattgtggcagaaaCAGAGCCCATCTTGACTggtgaagaagctggaaaaaggtTGGTGACACTTCCTCTGATCTGTGACTTGCATACATTCATccaagttccactgcttgagcctagacgTCAAAAGCTTGGCATTGGACTTGGcgagaccaagatctctaatcaagtcaATGAGGTCTTTTTGGCTGGGGTAGGATGGGTTcctctcctcagctccacctctgaagTCCCTCAAAATctatatccttgatgctcatgtTGATAAactcaaggagaacatgggagcgtaatcggaggagcaaggcgagcgattccatcaggatatactggactttgaatccCGCTACCAAAGAGAGTATAACAAtaacatgatgggagactacatttgggggctgattcgtgaaatATCACTGtactggtcacaaaagcaaagtttgagggaaaatagccattttctatacttttgaggcattaGCATTTAGGAGATAACACTTCCCAGAACAAACAAAACCAATTTGTTACACAGTAATGTATTATGTATGTGAGTTTTGACATTTGAATGTGATATTTATACAGTGCTAAATACATTTACATCATAGGTTAATTTTCAAAAACCAGTAGATGATGCAGAGACACCACATccatatatttaatgcatttgacAAACTGTGTGTTTACAGTATATatgcattttatcagtatgtgagTTCTCTGGATAATCTTGTGATTAAAGGTTTTCAATAATTAAAGGTTCAGCTCTTTCCAGTTATCTGTGCTTCAGTGTCTTGGTTCATTTCTCACCAATCGCTGGGATGAAATGAGCCATTTCTGATTACCAGCTCTTGAGCTTTAGCCACTATGAAACCTCAAAACTGAGGTGAGCTAAAAGTCTCATCCTTTATATCCTCCATTAGATGTATTTATCTAAACTCTCAACAGCCActtgttttgagtattttctccATTCATCTGGAATCTCTCCTCTCCCCTGGAAGGTTTTATTGTAGTACTTCTCAAGATCTTTCTGGAATCTGCACACAAACCACTTCCAGTACGGCAGCTCAGAGAGGTCAGGAGTGATGCTCCATTCGGCATAATCTCCACCGGCTCTTCTGTACTCTCTAACGTGGATTCTGTGACCCGCGTCTTTGGGATTAAACGATTGATTGCTTGCTACTTCTGTTGTGCAGATGCCATTCGATAGGTTTGTTGTTCCTCTGTAATATATTCCATTAATTCCATCCACTCGATGTAAAGGAACGCTGTGATCTCCATCATGGTCCTCTATTGTGTTCGTGCATGTGGCTTTACAGAAAGGACACTGAACCCAACAGCACTGACAGAAGTGATCAATCAGAATCTCATCTGGTCTGTATTTATAGTCCAGCTTTACTGAAAACGATCCCGGACAGAACTCGCTGTTTATATCAGACATTATAGAAGGAAGTTTTTTTCTTATTACATCCTCCAGAAGGTTGAAATCATCGACATCATCATGGTTCACTCCGCTGAGGTCTCTTTCAGAGAATATCAGCACATCTGAGAGCTTCTGTCTGAAACACTTCAGCCACAAATCAACATCTCCTCtattcacttgaacatgttcagtagattcatgggCTGCTTCCACGATCTTCTGCTGCAGGAATTTCATGCTCATTTCCATCTTGGGAAGAACACTGACACTGAACTGATCAGTGATGTAGTGACGGACTTCATCTCTGATGAAGCTCTTGAAGTGATCTCTGGGATTACGGATGTAGTTCATGTACGAGTCAAAATGCTCTTTTTCTGCCAGTGTCTTCAGGATGTGTTTCTCCAGATAAGATCTGTTTCCATTCAGTGATTCACAGTTTGTTGTCATTTCATCTGCCAAACGTCTGGCAGTGTTTCTGTAGACACTCTGCTCAACGAGCACTTTCAGTTTCCGACATACGATCTCGCTGCATATCGCAGCTGACGTTACGCCATGACAATACTTCTGGAAAATCCCATAGTATTCTTCTTTCTTCCCCTCAAAATATATCACAGGATCATTGGCTTCTCTGAACAGTTTGTGTTTGTCAGCAAATGTCTTGTTTGCTCTCTTACAGACTAAATAAACCAATTCCACGAAGAGTTCCTTCTTGAACTCATACGTGACTTTTGTTCCCTCGTGTTGTTTTAATCTTGTCTTGATGTATCCTGTGAGTTCATGAATGTAGCTGATGTTGTAGCCCGTCTTTGCAATGTTAAAAGAAACAATCATTTTGTCTGTTTGCTGAGCAATGTCATTGACTAAAGCTCTTATCTGGGCTTCATCCTCATTAGACAGAGCAACACCAGCCTTCTCTTTAGCTTCTCTGGAGAGAAAAGGTCTTGATTTCTTAAATCGTACATAATCTGAATAACTCTGCACGGataaaatatctctgctctccGTCCAGAAGTCTACCGGAGCTCTTGAATAGATTTCACTGAAGAGTATTTTCACATCTTTTAATATGTCAATGTCTTTTATTGGTGGCGTGTCTCTGATGATCTCATCCACGCACTCTTTCCAGAAGCAATCAAACTCTATCATCAGGGTTTCTTCATCACTTGTTTTGTCTTTGAGTTTTAAAGCAAGTTCTTTGCTCTTTTCAAAGAGAATGAATTCATGATGCGTCCTCTTAGCATCAATCTTTTTCAGGTCTCGCTGCTTAAGAATCTCATTTAATTTCCTCATCGTTTCTCTCACAATGTTTTCCTGAAGGtctttgattttgatttcaaacGAAGCTTTCCACTGTATTACTAAATCAGCATCTTTGTCTTTCTCAAAGAACTCAGACATTGAGTTTTTCACTTCTTCAGTTTTCTCTTTTAGTTCTCTTTGAACATGTGATTCCTCAACCCAATATGTTGCTTCTTTTTCTATTTTGTTGTGTAGCTTGTTCTCAGTTTCCATCATGGCACACCGAAGACTCCAGGACCACTTTGTGAACTGTGTTTCTAGTCTCCTGTATGCTGCAACCTCTGAGAACTGAAAACAACACAAAGCACAGAGAAAAGTTTTGAGAACACTAGTTTTTGGGACTTATTTTAAGAGCACTGTCTCTTAGTGATAAGCTATATtcacaaagtcagtgggcatggccatgaagtttctGTATTTTCGGCCAAGCATGCTCTAattctaggtgcaagtgggttggCAAAACTGTTGCTGTGTCCAAATATCCATACTACTCttctatatagtatgccaaataCAGTATAGTAGGGGTAGTATGTCAGAATCCACAGTATTAATGAAGCAGTGAGCgagaaatacccggatgacctactGTTTCCTGCAAGATTTTAATgatcccataatccctcgggAGTGGAGGTGACGtcacgttcaaaacacttgattcaTAGGAATGGTGGTGAATCGTGAGGCAGACGTATATATACCATGATAATTGTTCCTCGCGCTTGAaagtgcttgtttaacaaaaccaatgTAGATGGTTTTCGCGGTTGTTGTTATTACGTCATATATTTGGGTCACAAGACGATGCCAACATCCCTGGATGAAGTATGTCCGAAATCTATTCACACTACCTGCATGtatacctacatttacatttatgcatttggcagacgcttttatccaaagtgacttacagtgcacttattacagggacaataccccggagcaacctggagttaagtgtcttactcaaggacacaatggtggtggctgtggggatcgaaccagtgaccttctgattactagatatgtgctttagaccactgcaCCACCACCAAAGTGTTTTGCCAGCAGATAAGTGCGTTCTTCATTAAATTTAGTGCATACTGTGACAGTGGTTTCTGATGCAGCATTTGTGTGCAAATCACTAATGGGCtggatcaa comes from the Xyrauchen texanus isolate HMW12.3.18 chromosome 12, RBS_HiC_50CHRs, whole genome shotgun sequence genome and includes:
- the LOC127652413 gene encoding interferon-induced very large GTPase 1, whose amino-acid sequence is MSDTESRVTVVHNPAHRRRWSMVEPPMMRIVVLGTNASENRRVGNLLLGRAAFETEEPPDVVERVGGKHMTVINTPNISLHQMTQRVRECVSLSAPGPHVILLVLKHDQCSREEKECVEMLLNSFSHTVYQHTMMITTHESHTQVNDIIQEIIHKCNDRHFRLERNSTPAQLMEKCQDIVHSNDGQYLVCKEGVTTGSRDDVRIVLLGKTGVGKSATGNTILGREAFVAEESQRSITKECQRETAEINGRHITVIDTPGLFDTELSHEDIQREITNCISMILPGPHVFIIVLNLGQRFTQEEAKSVNIIQETFGEHSLMFTMILFTRGDDLKKKTIEEWLGHPGSPLMNLIEQCGNRFHVFNNNETRDRTQVSDLLEKIDAMVAANGGSYYSCKMFRQMERDLQEKLLNGLMERVKQLSREREELMTKQEEEKRRRKEKLKEREANEREMRDEMKRERETLKHEFEEMKRENQKVKTEKENLQSKYETQIDKLMNRIENERQNHEKEMKRRDEEFSEREERHKTQMKEKEEHKRKMRDERRREREEWEKQKQISEEQYQRLRREIEGLIAENERIEREKAVKKSWIDIHAPEKFSEVAAYRRLETQFTKWSWSLRCAMMETENKLHNKIEKEATYWVEESHVQRELKEKTEEVKNSMSEFFEKDKDADLVIQWKASFEIKIKDLQENIVRETMRKLNEILKQRDLKKIDAKRTHHEFILFEKSKELALKLKDKTSDEETLMIEFDCFWKECVDEIIRDTPPIKDIDILKDVKILFSEIYSRAPVDFWTESRDILSVQSYSDYVRFKKSRPFLSREAKEKAGVALSNEDEAQIRALVNDIAQQTDKMIVSFNIAKTGYNISYIHELTGYIKTRLKQHEGTKVTYEFKKELFVELVYLVCKRANKTFADKHKLFREANDPVIYFEGKKEEYYGIFQKYCHGVTSAAICSEIVCRKLKVLVEQSVYRNTARRLADEMTTNCESLNGNRSYLEKHILKTLAEKEHFDSYMNYIRNPRDHFKSFIRDEVRHYITDQFSVSVLPKMEMSMKFLQQKIVEAAHESTEHVQVNRGDVDLWLKCFRQKLSDVLIFSERDLSGVNHDDVDDFNLLEDVIRKKLPSIMSDINSEFCPGSFSVKLDYKYRPDEILIDHFCQCCWVQCPFCKATCTNTIEDHDGDHSVPLHRVDGINGIYYRGTTNLSNGICTTEVASNQSFNPKDAGHRIHVREYRRAGGDYAEWSITPDLSELPYWKWFVCRFQKDLEKYYNKTFQGRGEIPDEWRKYSKQVAVESLDKYI